A genomic window from Synechococcus sp. CBW1107 includes:
- a CDS encoding ligase-associated DNA damage response DEXH box helicase, whose protein sequence is MATQPVALEPIEAWFRRKGWRPLPFQRQCWKAYLRGRNGLIQVPTGAGKTYAAVMGPIAAMLANPEPGLRLLYLTPLRALSRDLALAIREPIETMGWPLTLGIRNGDTASSERSRQLRQPPQILITTPESLSVLLANRAAPQLFAGLDAVVLDEWHELMGSKRGSQTELALSWLRGHRPGLRTWAISATIGNLEEAARAAVGVGATEDPLLVRARVRRGTEIRSLLPESIDGFPWGGHLGLRMYEELVAALDPAISTLIFTNTRNQSERWHQCLRYACPEMEGALALHHGSIDRAEREAIEAGVKAGDVRWVVCTSALDLGVDFQPVERVVQIGSAKNLARLLQRAGRSAHTPGGTSQVLFMPTNALELLEVSAMRRGLEEGLVETRRPPAAPLDVLLQHLTSLACGPGFDPDLELERVRSSWSYRHLDGASWQWCLRFLEHGGDCLGAYPRFRKLERDPCAAATSTPKASFLYKVRDPAIARLHRLGIGTITSSSSISVKVVRGATLGHVEEGFVSRLRPGDVFFFAGRQLEFVRLRDMTALVKASTRKSRMVPAWAGGQMALSDLLSVHLRREVHRCAGAIQAGDPAAAAAGGGADQQLDTAELRALEPLLRRQALLSRLPREDQFLVEVTRSREGSHLFAYPFEGRFVHEGLGFLWAGRLTRIQSATITVSVNDYGFELLAPRGYPFEALYEAWSEALLDQTDLEADLEASINLSELCRRRFRSIAQIAGLVVNGFPGQKKSGSQLQISAALLFDVFSRHEPGNRLLEQARREVMDEQLELGRLRQALERLSRAQRLLERTPRPGPFAFPLLVERLNNRMSSESVLERVQRLVAEARTAEDDG, encoded by the coding sequence TTGGCCACGCAGCCCGTTGCCCTCGAGCCGATCGAGGCCTGGTTCCGCCGCAAGGGCTGGCGGCCTCTTCCCTTTCAGCGCCAGTGCTGGAAGGCCTACCTGCGCGGGCGGAACGGGCTGATCCAGGTGCCCACCGGCGCCGGCAAGACCTATGCGGCGGTGATGGGACCGATCGCCGCGATGCTGGCGAATCCAGAACCGGGCCTGCGCCTGCTCTATCTCACACCCCTGCGTGCCCTCAGCCGCGATCTGGCCCTGGCAATCCGCGAGCCGATCGAGACCATGGGCTGGCCGCTGACGCTGGGCATCCGCAACGGCGACACCGCCAGCAGCGAACGCAGCCGTCAGCTCAGGCAGCCGCCCCAGATCCTGATCACCACGCCGGAATCGCTCTCGGTGCTGCTGGCGAACCGGGCGGCTCCGCAGCTGTTCGCGGGCCTCGACGCGGTGGTGCTGGATGAATGGCACGAGCTGATGGGCAGCAAGCGCGGCAGCCAGACGGAGCTGGCCCTGAGCTGGCTGCGGGGCCATCGCCCCGGCCTGCGCACCTGGGCGATCAGCGCCACCATCGGCAATCTGGAGGAGGCCGCCCGGGCAGCGGTGGGGGTTGGGGCGACAGAGGACCCCCTGCTGGTGCGGGCGCGGGTGCGACGGGGCACGGAGATCCGCAGCCTGCTGCCGGAGTCGATCGATGGCTTTCCCTGGGGCGGTCACCTGGGCCTGCGCATGTACGAGGAGCTGGTGGCGGCCCTCGATCCAGCCATCTCCACGCTGATCTTCACCAACACGCGCAATCAGTCGGAGCGCTGGCATCAATGCCTCCGCTACGCCTGCCCGGAGATGGAGGGGGCCCTGGCCCTGCACCACGGCTCGATCGACAGGGCCGAGCGCGAGGCGATCGAGGCGGGCGTGAAGGCGGGTGACGTGCGCTGGGTGGTCTGCACCAGCGCCCTGGATCTGGGGGTCGACTTCCAGCCGGTGGAGCGGGTGGTGCAGATCGGCAGTGCCAAGAACCTGGCGCGGCTGCTGCAGCGGGCCGGCCGCTCAGCCCACACCCCCGGCGGTACCTCCCAGGTGCTGTTCATGCCCACCAATGCGCTGGAGCTGCTGGAGGTGTCGGCGATGCGGCGGGGGCTGGAGGAAGGGCTGGTGGAAACCCGCCGGCCGCCGGCGGCGCCACTGGACGTGCTGCTGCAGCACCTCACCAGCCTGGCCTGCGGCCCGGGTTTCGATCCGGATCTGGAGCTGGAGCGGGTGCGCAGCAGCTGGAGCTACCGCCACCTCGATGGGGCCAGCTGGCAGTGGTGCCTGCGCTTCCTGGAGCACGGCGGCGACTGCCTCGGCGCCTACCCCCGCTTCCGCAAGCTGGAACGCGATCCGTGCGCGGCAGCAACATCCACGCCGAAGGCGTCTTTTCTCTACAAGGTCAGGGATCCCGCCATCGCCCGCCTGCACCGGCTGGGAATCGGCACGATCACCTCCAGCAGCTCCATCAGCGTCAAGGTGGTGCGCGGCGCCACCCTCGGCCATGTGGAGGAGGGGTTCGTGTCACGGCTGAGACCCGGTGATGTGTTCTTCTTCGCCGGGCGGCAGCTGGAGTTCGTGCGGCTGCGGGACATGACCGCCCTGGTGAAGGCCAGCACCCGCAAGAGCCGCATGGTGCCCGCCTGGGCCGGGGGTCAGATGGCCCTCTCCGATCTGCTCAGCGTGCATCTGCGCCGCGAGGTGCACCGCTGTGCCGGTGCGATCCAGGCCGGCGATCCGGCGGCAGCCGCGGCAGGCGGAGGCGCCGATCAGCAGCTCGACACGGCCGAACTGCGGGCTCTCGAGCCGCTGCTGCGCCGTCAGGCCCTCCTCTCGCGCCTGCCCCGGGAGGATCAGTTCCTGGTGGAGGTGACCCGCAGCCGCGAGGGCAGCCACCTGTTCGCCTACCCCTTCGAGGGACGCTTCGTGCACGAAGGGCTGGGCTTCCTCTGGGCCGGGCGGCTCACCCGGATTCAGTCGGCGACGATCACGGTGTCGGTGAACGATTACGGCTTCGAGCTGCTGGCCCCCCGCGGCTATCCCTTCGAAGCGCTCTACGAGGCCTGGAGCGAGGCGCTGCTCGACCAGACGGACCTCGAAGCGGACCTGGAGGCCTCGATCAACCTCTCCGAGCTCTGCCGCCGACGCTTCCGGTCGATCGCCCAGATTGCCGGCCTGGTGGTGAACGGCTTCCCGGGGCAGAAGAAGAGCGGCAGCCAGCTGCAGATCAGCGCCGCCCTGCTCTTCGATGTCTTCAGCCGCCATGAACCCGGCAACCGCCTGCTGGAGCAGGCCCGCCGCGAGGTGATGGATGAGCAGCTGGAACTGGGCCGCCTGCGCCAGGCCCTGGAGCGACTCAGCCGCGCCCAGCGCCTGCTGGAACGCACTCCACGACCGGGACCCTTCGCCTTCCCCCTGCTGGTGGAACGCCTCAACAACCGCATGAGCAGCGAGTCGGTGCTGGAGCGGGTGCAGCGGCTGGTGGCTGAGGCCAGAACAGCCGAAGACGACGGTTGA
- a CDS encoding phosphate ABC transporter substrate-binding protein — protein MNVRNSTGQRSGPPPIVFILLALVGAGALWTWRDQVGGLLGTSPRLPSLPQAPPGIPGLPGQGPTAAAFPPPANVAAGTAISIDGSTSMVLINEALKQGFMAAFPGTEVSTAAVGTDNGIQALLGGSISLAAISRPLTTEEQGLGLVAVPVASDRIALVVGLDNPFRRGLSRSQTVQIFRGEITSWSTLGGSDRPIRVLNRPSVSGTHAAFRKIVLDGQPFGSSPNITTLERDATTPMLRLLGRDGIGYATYAQVADQQTVRVLAIDGATPEAESYPFQRQLFYVYREPASEAVKAFLGFALSPQGRAVIQNAGKGP, from the coding sequence ATGAACGTCCGGAACTCCACAGGCCAGCGCAGCGGCCCGCCGCCGATCGTGTTCATCCTGCTGGCCCTGGTCGGGGCCGGTGCCCTCTGGACCTGGAGGGACCAGGTCGGCGGCCTGCTGGGCACCAGCCCCAGGCTGCCCAGCCTCCCCCAGGCCCCGCCGGGCATCCCCGGACTTCCGGGCCAGGGGCCGACGGCGGCGGCTTTTCCACCGCCCGCGAACGTGGCCGCGGGCACCGCCATCAGCATCGACGGCTCCACCAGCATGGTCCTGATCAATGAGGCCCTCAAGCAGGGCTTCATGGCCGCCTTCCCCGGGACGGAGGTGAGCACAGCGGCGGTGGGCACCGACAACGGCATCCAGGCCCTGCTGGGGGGCAGCATCAGCCTCGCGGCGATCTCCCGACCACTCACCACTGAGGAGCAGGGCCTCGGCCTGGTGGCCGTACCCGTGGCCAGCGACCGGATCGCCCTGGTGGTGGGCCTCGACAACCCCTTCCGCCGCGGCCTTTCCCGCAGCCAGACGGTCCAGATCTTCAGGGGTGAGATCACCAGCTGGAGCACCCTGGGGGGCAGCGATCGTCCGATCCGGGTCCTCAACCGCCCCAGCGTCAGCGGCACCCATGCCGCGTTCCGCAAGATCGTGCTTGACGGCCAGCCCTTCGGCAGCAGCCCGAACATCACCACACTCGAGCGCGACGCCACCACGCCGATGCTGCGCCTGCTCGGCCGTGATGGGATCGGCTATGCCACCTACGCCCAGGTGGCCGACCAACAGACGGTGCGGGTGCTCGCCATCGATGGAGCCACCCCGGAAGCGGAGTCCTACCCCTTCCAGCGCCAGTTGTTCTACGTCTATCGCGAGCCCGCCTCGGAGGCCGTGAAGGCCTTCCTCGGCTTCGCTCTCTCTCCGCAGGGAAGGGCCGTCATCCAGAACGCCGGCAAGGGCCCCTGA
- a CDS encoding glycosyltransferase family 2 protein — MVITLQLLQAAGWLAAFALLVLLLALEFTMGRAPRLGATELTPASPSTGAAEAGGGDFLSVIVPAYNEATRINDCVGALLASDLQGLSWRLIVADDDSSDGTAEGLDALIAAGTFPSPPLEVMRCGPRPAGERWNGKTWPCSEAVRRLPHPPTPEAGPPPTEWLLFVDADVTVAPAALTSAVAEARRSGADLLTLAPRIRCGCLAEWVVQPIVVALLGLGFPIARANDPGDPTAFAAGPFMLFRRSSYEAIGGHRALAAEVVEDLALARAIKQRGFRLRYLLGIDLLELRMYPDFKALWEGWTKNWHLGLNRNPLLTLASGAVVFGLFSGPWLLLPLACLQLIQQPSDWPSLLTPALTGVALQLAVRLWSRWRFGLGLRHWWLAWLGGVVIAAIAPVSIWKTSTGRGWTWRGRSLA; from the coding sequence ATGGTGATCACCCTTCAGCTGCTCCAGGCGGCGGGTTGGCTGGCGGCCTTCGCTCTGCTGGTGCTGCTGCTGGCGCTGGAGTTCACCATGGGGCGTGCACCGCGCCTGGGGGCCACGGAACTCACCCCCGCGAGCCCCTCCACGGGCGCCGCTGAGGCCGGCGGCGGCGATTTCCTCAGCGTGATCGTGCCGGCCTACAACGAGGCGACCAGGATCAACGACTGCGTGGGCGCGTTGCTGGCGAGCGACCTGCAGGGTCTGAGCTGGCGCCTGATCGTGGCTGACGATGACTCCAGCGACGGCACCGCCGAGGGGTTGGACGCACTCATCGCGGCCGGAACGTTCCCATCGCCGCCCCTGGAGGTGATGCGCTGCGGGCCCCGTCCAGCGGGCGAGCGCTGGAATGGCAAGACCTGGCCGTGCAGTGAAGCGGTACGACGGCTGCCCCATCCCCCCACTCCCGAAGCGGGCCCACCCCCGACGGAGTGGCTGCTGTTCGTGGATGCCGATGTGACCGTGGCGCCGGCGGCCCTCACCAGCGCCGTGGCCGAGGCCCGCCGCAGCGGGGCCGATCTGCTCACCCTCGCGCCACGGATCCGCTGCGGCTGCCTGGCCGAGTGGGTGGTGCAGCCGATCGTGGTGGCGCTGCTGGGTCTGGGCTTTCCGATCGCCCGCGCCAACGATCCCGGCGACCCCACCGCCTTCGCTGCAGGCCCGTTCATGCTGTTTCGTCGCTCCAGCTACGAGGCCATCGGCGGGCACCGGGCTCTGGCGGCGGAGGTGGTGGAGGATCTGGCCCTGGCGCGGGCGATCAAGCAGCGGGGATTCCGCCTGCGTTACCTGCTCGGCATCGACCTGCTGGAGCTGCGCATGTACCCCGATTTCAAGGCGCTCTGGGAGGGCTGGACCAAGAACTGGCATCTGGGCCTGAACCGCAACCCTCTGCTCACCCTGGCCAGTGGTGCCGTGGTGTTCGGCCTGTTCAGCGGTCCCTGGCTGCTGCTGCCGCTGGCGTGTCTGCAGCTGATTCAGCAGCCGTCCGACTGGCCGTCACTGCTCACGCCGGCCCTGACGGGAGTGGCTCTGCAACTGGCGGTCAGGCTCTGGAGCCGCTGGCGTTTCGGACTGGGGCTGCGCCACTGGTGGCTGGCCTGGCTGGGTGGTGTGGTGATCGCCGCGATTGCTCCGGTGTCGATCTGGAAAACCAGCACCGGCCGGGGCTGGACCTGGCGGGGTCGCTCGCTGGCCTGA
- a CDS encoding 4Fe-4S binding protein: protein MEPHQQDAPVADSLLRLAPHLVGRARRGIVGDSRYAHTLREAVRTASQDPRGGPLLISGEPGLEKDNIAALIHFGSPARRQLMVRLDGALLRGDGAELFGAAGRGGEGSILENHEVGALLIDKLDRVDPQLLPALLELASSGRWQAPDPVDPPHHFPGRVFFTTEAVVPGFERVCTLIRVPPLRVRRQDLGDWLRYDLRLKSRALGWPVVPVVGTELIRRLQTRDFPGNVRELEDLVERALRQLPVPAEGEPPPELPEEVFWPPSRQIRPRFDLWRWKPSLRLRMRSPRLWNALLFGLVSWVFVLVNLWLWLGPQDRAHNGALNLFWAWWWPLILLGYPLVGRLWCSFCPFMVWGEISQKLAAALGWQPSRWPRGETDRWAAPALAAGFAAILLWEELADLENSARLSSCLLLLITAGAVIGSLRFEKRFWCRYLCPVGGMNGLFAKLSVLELRAQVGTCSGSCSTYACFKGGPADGEGLATAGCPLGTHPAHLEDNRNCVLCLTCAQACPHRSVQLSLRPPAADLQREMAPPDGEAGLILVLAGGVCLKFWDRLLGWLPLAPESLQEGPLLPRLAFAALALALPSALALVALRLGSPRRLRLGLYGLLPLLWALLLARHLPVGMAEAGRLLPVTFQLPLPSWSADHHVIAFCQSLVLLLGAGGSLLLLRRLLLNSWAALAWASSAALALGAGGRWLVAG from the coding sequence ATGGAGCCTCATCAGCAGGACGCGCCAGTGGCCGACAGCCTGCTCCGTCTGGCGCCCCATCTGGTGGGCCGTGCCCGCCGCGGCATCGTCGGCGACAGCCGTTACGCCCACACCCTGAGAGAAGCCGTGCGGACGGCCTCCCAGGATCCGCGCGGCGGGCCGCTGCTGATCAGCGGCGAACCGGGGCTGGAGAAGGACAACATCGCCGCCCTGATCCATTTCGGCTCCCCCGCCCGGCGGCAGCTGATGGTTCGGCTCGACGGCGCGCTGCTGCGGGGCGACGGCGCCGAGCTCTTCGGTGCCGCCGGCCGTGGCGGTGAGGGATCCATTCTCGAGAACCACGAGGTGGGCGCCCTGCTGATCGACAAGCTCGATCGGGTCGATCCCCAGTTGCTGCCCGCCCTGCTGGAACTGGCCAGCAGCGGCCGCTGGCAGGCCCCGGATCCAGTCGATCCCCCCCACCACTTCCCCGGCCGGGTGTTCTTCACCACCGAGGCGGTGGTTCCCGGCTTCGAGCGCGTCTGCACGCTGATCCGGGTGCCGCCGCTACGGGTCCGGCGCCAGGATCTGGGCGACTGGCTGCGCTACGACCTGCGTCTCAAGAGCCGGGCTCTCGGCTGGCCTGTGGTGCCGGTGGTCGGCACCGAGCTGATCCGGCGCCTGCAGACCCGTGACTTCCCCGGCAACGTGCGCGAGCTCGAGGACCTGGTGGAGCGGGCTCTGCGCCAGCTGCCGGTTCCAGCCGAAGGCGAGCCGCCGCCGGAGCTTCCGGAAGAGGTCTTCTGGCCCCCCTCCCGTCAGATCCGCCCGCGCTTCGACCTGTGGCGCTGGAAGCCGTCCCTGCGTCTGCGGATGCGCTCGCCACGGCTGTGGAACGCCCTGCTCTTCGGCCTCGTGAGCTGGGTGTTCGTCCTGGTGAACCTCTGGCTGTGGCTGGGTCCCCAGGACCGTGCCCACAACGGAGCACTGAACCTGTTCTGGGCCTGGTGGTGGCCCCTGATCCTGCTGGGCTATCCCCTGGTGGGCCGCCTCTGGTGCTCCTTCTGCCCGTTCATGGTCTGGGGTGAGATCAGCCAGAAGCTGGCCGCTGCCCTGGGCTGGCAGCCCTCCCGCTGGCCGAGGGGGGAGACCGACCGCTGGGCCGCGCCGGCGCTGGCCGCCGGCTTCGCCGCGATCCTGCTCTGGGAGGAGCTGGCGGATCTGGAGAACAGCGCCCGCCTGAGCAGTTGTCTGCTGCTGCTGATCACCGCCGGGGCCGTGATCGGTTCCCTGCGCTTCGAAAAGCGCTTCTGGTGCCGCTACCTCTGCCCGGTGGGGGGGATGAACGGCCTGTTCGCCAAGCTCTCGGTCCTGGAGCTGCGCGCCCAGGTGGGCACCTGCAGTGGCAGCTGCAGCACCTACGCCTGCTTCAAGGGCGGTCCCGCCGATGGGGAAGGCCTGGCCACAGCCGGCTGCCCGCTCGGCACCCACCCGGCCCACCTCGAGGACAATCGCAACTGCGTGCTCTGCCTCACCTGCGCCCAGGCCTGCCCGCACCGTTCGGTGCAACTGAGCCTGCGGCCCCCCGCCGCCGATCTGCAGCGGGAGATGGCCCCACCCGACGGTGAGGCAGGGCTGATCCTGGTGCTGGCCGGCGGCGTCTGCCTGAAATTCTGGGACCGCCTGCTGGGGTGGCTGCCCCTGGCTCCCGAGAGTCTGCAGGAGGGGCCGCTGCTGCCGCGTCTGGCCTTCGCGGCCCTGGCCCTGGCGCTGCCCTCGGCCCTGGCCCTGGTCGCGCTTCGTCTTGGAAGTCCGCGGCGCCTGCGTCTCGGGCTTTATGGCCTGCTGCCCCTGCTCTGGGCCCTGCTGCTGGCGCGGCATCTGCCGGTGGGGATGGCGGAAGCGGGCCGGCTGTTGCCGGTCACCTTCCAGCTGCCGCTGCCCAGCTGGAGCGCCGATCACCACGTGATCGCCTTCTGCCAGAGCCTGGTGCTGTTGCTGGGGGCCGGCGGGTCGCTGCTGCTGCTGCGCCGCCTGCTGCTGAACAGCTGGGCGGCCCTGGCGTGGGCCAGCTCCGCGGCCCTGGCGCTGGGGGCAGGGGGGCGCTGGCTGGTGGCGGGTTAA
- a CDS encoding PspA/IM30 family protein, with protein MKSFIYWLMGDRAGRVVVGSWRWLWGLPVESGGKVAVAVAEESLQSMQESVQKLAKAVAMQVGAYERAKKKYQEKTIELGNFEQQALLAQKTGQEDGAKLAMGRAIQIEKLLPALEQQVQQAEAFVTASKDKLNRERLKLERYKSDMQNMKDLAEVNAALESIAQVNNEFDIGSARSSFEAARSAVEGRHLRSTALAELSENPQEKLTADLEQLSLDAEVAQRLQALEAATQPKPQQP; from the coding sequence GTGAAGTCATTCATCTACTGGTTGATGGGCGATCGGGCCGGACGGGTGGTGGTGGGGAGCTGGCGCTGGCTGTGGGGCCTGCCGGTGGAATCCGGCGGCAAGGTGGCCGTCGCGGTGGCCGAGGAATCGCTGCAGTCGATGCAGGAATCGGTGCAGAAGCTGGCGAAGGCCGTGGCCATGCAGGTGGGCGCCTACGAGCGGGCCAAGAAGAAGTACCAGGAGAAGACCATCGAGCTGGGCAACTTCGAGCAGCAGGCCCTGCTGGCGCAGAAGACCGGTCAGGAGGACGGAGCGAAGCTGGCGATGGGTCGTGCCATTCAGATCGAGAAGCTGCTGCCGGCGCTGGAGCAGCAGGTGCAGCAGGCCGAGGCTTTCGTGACCGCGTCCAAGGACAAGCTGAACCGGGAGCGCCTCAAGCTCGAGCGCTACAAGAGCGACATGCAGAACATGAAGGATCTGGCGGAGGTGAACGCAGCGCTCGAATCGATCGCCCAGGTCAACAACGAGTTCGACATCGGCTCGGCCCGCTCGTCCTTCGAGGCCGCCCGCAGTGCCGTGGAAGGCCGCCACCTGCGCAGCACCGCCCTGGCGGAACTCTCCGAGAACCCCCAGGAGAAGTTGACGGCGGATCTCGAGCAGCTCTCGCTCGATGCCGAGGTGGCCCAGCGACTCCAGGCCCTTGAAGCCGCGACTCAGCCGAAACCTCAGCAGCCATGA
- a CDS encoding glutathione S-transferase family protein yields MTLTLYGGARSRASMPRWYLAEKGIPYTWRLLDMEAGEHRQEAFLALNPFGKVPALEDSSAHAPAGGPLHLFESGAILLYLADRYGQEFTSPEQRALAEQWVLFANATLATALFVESAREREFPRLMAALDQLLAKGSPLIGEAWGVADCAVNAHLAYLPVFFPQLDLSPYPAVQATIATTRARPAYQAAMATA; encoded by the coding sequence ATGACCCTGACTCTGTATGGCGGAGCCCGCTCGCGGGCCTCGATGCCGCGCTGGTATCTGGCCGAGAAGGGGATTCCCTACACCTGGCGCCTGCTCGACATGGAGGCTGGAGAGCACCGGCAGGAGGCCTTCCTGGCCCTCAATCCCTTCGGCAAGGTGCCGGCCCTGGAGGACTCCAGCGCCCACGCCCCTGCGGGCGGACCCCTGCACCTGTTCGAGAGCGGCGCAATCCTGCTCTACCTGGCCGATCGCTACGGACAGGAGTTCACCAGCCCCGAGCAACGGGCCCTGGCCGAGCAGTGGGTGCTGTTCGCCAACGCCACCCTGGCCACGGCCCTGTTCGTGGAGTCGGCCCGGGAGCGGGAGTTTCCGCGGCTGATGGCCGCTCTCGACCAACTCCTGGCCAAAGGGAGCCCCCTGATCGGTGAGGCCTGGGGGGTGGCCGACTGCGCCGTGAACGCCCACCTGGCGTACCTGCCGGTCTTTTTCCCCCAACTGGATCTGAGTCCGTACCCGGCGGTTCAGGCCACGATCGCGACCACCCGCGCCCGGCCCGCCTACCAGGCGGCGATGGCCACGGCCTGA